A genomic region of Jeotgalibaca ciconiae contains the following coding sequences:
- a CDS encoding SWIM zinc finger family protein, with translation MRLSDFEDKINPIIVDRGISYYERGLVKEVSQQGDEFIVVVEGTDAYQVFVELDNKGTILFSDCDCPYDKGPICKHQVAAFYEIKKRCAMPDEAPSLEELLQSLSKEQLIEIIKDRVNADDTYDSKLTMKYAPEEEADSSFEFIEETIYQYMGDDGFVSYYEVSDLVEELSMVLERAKNLANPIKSLDISLRLLEESAVLIENSDDSSGELGFLIDETLEFINLLARNHKIDTETRTKFFQKIINISNGESLKGWMDYRIALLVVCLEFKNIETAKKHLLNNIEELLESLDNSSFVQDELLKIKLDLLPESKILTFLKKNLKYTSMREILIKRYMKEEKYQEVIQLTEEGEKKDQNYPGLVKKWQDERYKAFKVLGIVEKQKDLAQKLLLEGDFSYYFELKQLGEIDYNYLIEKTKKQNHGWGNNIYLKIILHENDLPELLNYIQTKIFEIRNYADLLVTAYPEDVAKIYYQYILSIAAAADNRKKYRSVCNVIQDYRKYTEGRKIQQLITELKALYNRKPAFLDELSKV, from the coding sequence ATGAGACTGAGTGATTTTGAAGATAAGATTAACCCAATTATAGTAGACAGAGGGATCAGTTATTACGAGAGAGGACTCGTAAAGGAAGTAAGTCAACAGGGAGATGAGTTTATAGTAGTTGTTGAGGGAACGGATGCTTATCAGGTTTTCGTGGAACTCGATAATAAAGGAACCATTCTCTTTTCTGACTGTGACTGTCCTTATGACAAGGGACCAATTTGTAAACATCAAGTAGCTGCTTTTTATGAAATCAAGAAGCGATGTGCGATGCCAGATGAAGCACCTTCACTAGAAGAACTACTCCAAAGTTTGTCGAAAGAACAACTGATTGAAATAATTAAGGACCGTGTGAATGCAGATGACACTTACGATAGCAAGCTAACGATGAAGTATGCTCCGGAAGAGGAGGCAGATTCATCTTTTGAATTTATCGAAGAAACTATTTATCAATATATGGGAGATGATGGATTTGTTTCTTATTATGAAGTGAGCGATCTTGTCGAAGAGCTATCTATGGTATTAGAAAGAGCGAAGAATTTAGCGAATCCGATAAAAAGCTTGGATATAAGTTTAAGGTTACTGGAAGAATCAGCGGTGCTAATTGAAAATAGTGATGACTCAAGCGGAGAACTTGGATTCTTAATAGATGAGACACTAGAATTTATAAATCTACTTGCCCGGAACCATAAAATCGATACAGAGACACGCACGAAATTTTTTCAAAAAATCATTAATATCTCAAATGGCGAATCACTGAAAGGATGGATGGATTATCGCATCGCACTTCTCGTAGTATGTTTAGAATTTAAAAATATAGAAACAGCAAAAAAACATTTACTAAATAATATTGAGGAATTGCTCGAATCACTAGATAATTCTTCCTTTGTTCAAGATGAACTTCTTAAAATAAAACTAGATCTCTTACCAGAAAGTAAAATACTAACTTTCTTAAAGAAAAATCTCAAATATACGAGTATGCGTGAAATTCTAATAAAAAGATATATGAAGGAAGAAAAATACCAAGAGGTTATTCAACTTACCGAAGAAGGAGAAAAGAAAGACCAAAACTACCCAGGATTAGTTAAAAAATGGCAAGATGAGCGTTATAAAGCTTTTAAAGTATTAGGAATTGTTGAAAAACAAAAAGATTTAGCCCAAAAATTGCTGTTAGAAGGAGATTTTTCTTATTATTTTGAATTAAAACAACTTGGTGAAATAGATTATAATTACCTGATTGAAAAAACAAAGAAACAGAATCATGGGTGGGGAAATAATATCTACTTAAAAATAATACTCCATGAAAATGATTTACCAGAGCTTTTGAATTATATACAAACAAAAATTTTTGAGATAAGAAATTATGCAGATTTATTAGTGACGGCATACCCTGAAGATGTGGCAAAAATTTATTATCAATATATTCTATCAATCGCAGCTGCCGCAGATAATCGTAAAAAATATCGATCAGTGTGCAATGTTATTCAAGACTACCGAAAATATACAGAAGGTAGAAAAATTCAACAGCTTATCACAGAACTTAAAGCTCTCTATAATAGAAAACCCGCTTTTTTGGACGAGTTGAGCAAGGTATAA
- a CDS encoding neutral/alkaline non-lysosomal ceramidase N-terminal domain-containing protein has protein sequence MEMNPMILAGFAREDITPKIPVPMSGFDGIRIATGVHDPLYANVMVIKKNEELFVMSVLDLLSIDIELLSSVRSKIESLGMMKGCNVQIMATHTHSGPVGINDTETGIMEGSSYFLGNKDSHYINYVSEKIVQAIKSAVRNLQAQTIKIGKSTVSGISSNRSRKNDEYDNVVLAFEFSSESNEKNLFLRFSCHPTVFDSSNTLISADFPASLYQRYADKYKHTFFINGACGDISTRHTRKSSDFNEIERMGRVLEEVITESLLAPFYEGIFDSFEMHSKWFTIETKKPGNIAELKRKYQKMEEGIEKISVRAELEYAKRQKQRPFLMEAGAVEIQGMKFNFLPVEIYSSLILAHLTENIFFSGFANGYYTYLPDSKAYERGEYEAYMSPFAMGEGERLISKVSKWLKELE, from the coding sequence ATGGAAATGAACCCAATGATACTTGCCGGATTTGCAAGAGAGGATATTACACCTAAAATTCCTGTCCCTATGTCAGGATTTGATGGAATCCGGATCGCGACGGGAGTACATGACCCTTTGTACGCAAACGTAATGGTAATAAAAAAGAATGAAGAGCTATTTGTCATGTCTGTTTTGGATCTTCTTAGTATTGATATCGAATTGCTTTCATCTGTTCGTTCAAAGATTGAAAGCCTAGGTATGATGAAGGGATGCAATGTTCAAATTATGGCTACGCACACTCATTCAGGACCAGTCGGTATCAATGATACCGAAACTGGAATCATGGAAGGGTCTAGTTACTTTTTAGGAAATAAGGATAGCCATTATATCAACTATGTTTCCGAGAAAATCGTCCAGGCGATTAAATCAGCTGTAAGAAATCTGCAGGCTCAGACGATAAAGATTGGAAAATCAACCGTTTCCGGAATATCAAGCAATCGTTCCAGAAAAAATGATGAGTACGATAATGTTGTTTTGGCATTTGAATTCAGTTCTGAAAGTAACGAGAAGAACTTATTTTTACGTTTTTCTTGTCATCCTACTGTATTTGATTCCTCGAATACATTGATTAGTGCGGATTTCCCAGCTTCTTTGTATCAAAGATATGCGGATAAATATAAGCATACCTTCTTCATAAACGGTGCCTGCGGAGACATTTCAACCCGGCATACAAGAAAATCTTCCGATTTTAATGAGATTGAACGAATGGGACGAGTACTAGAAGAAGTCATTACTGAATCACTACTAGCGCCATTTTATGAAGGAATATTTGATTCATTTGAGATGCATTCTAAATGGTTTACTATTGAGACGAAAAAGCCGGGAAACATAGCTGAATTAAAAAGAAAATATCAGAAGATGGAGGAAGGAATCGAAAAAATTTCTGTTCGGGCTGAGTTGGAGTATGCCAAACGACAAAAACAACGACCATTCTTAATGGAAGCAGGAGCAGTTGAAATTCAAGGCATGAAATTTAATTTCCTTCCTGTTGAAATCTATTCCTCACTTATTTTAGCCCATTTAACAGAGAATATTTTCTTTTCAGGGTTTGCCAATGGTTATTATACCTATTTGCCGGATTCAAAAGCCTATGAAAGAGGAGAATATGAGGCATATATGTCGCCATTTGCTATGGGCGAGGGAGAAAGATTGATTAGTAAAGTAAGTAAATGGCTAAAGGAATTAGAATAG
- a CDS encoding iron-containing alcohol dehydrogenase gives MFNYYQPTKIHFGPGRLREIGKITKKHGNRCLLVSTADEPLIPLYERVKDLLSAEEIKVFHFDQVSPNPTTEIIEEGLRFLNENPCDFVLAVGGGSSIDVAKALAFVNGKIEIDWKEVFFYDSPFEDYHTYNEKMLPIISIPTTSGTGSHVTQASVITSGKEKVSFYHPDLFSKECIVDSELTLTLPNSITAATGFDAFTHAFESYINPRASYYSEMDSITAMKLIVQYLPKVLKDPKNLDFRIKMSMADTLAGRALANSGADAPHPLSELIGGIVPIPHGNALSVVYPSFIKYGYDKYQKKMDKVASIFNPASQNLYRELTEFLSIIGLDRSLQEYHVDKTDFNEMIASPMLDHLPFGNRDFLEKILHESYEKK, from the coding sequence ATGTTTAATTACTATCAACCAACAAAAATTCATTTTGGTCCTGGCAGATTACGGGAAATCGGGAAAATCACGAAAAAGCATGGGAATCGTTGCTTGCTCGTATCAACAGCGGACGAACCTTTAATCCCGCTCTATGAACGAGTAAAGGATTTATTATCAGCAGAAGAAATTAAGGTCTTTCATTTTGACCAAGTATCGCCGAACCCGACTACAGAGATTATTGAAGAGGGGCTTCGCTTTTTAAATGAAAATCCATGTGATTTTGTATTAGCAGTAGGAGGAGGCAGTTCGATCGATGTAGCTAAAGCTCTAGCCTTTGTTAATGGAAAGATAGAAATAGATTGGAAAGAAGTATTTTTCTATGATTCACCGTTTGAGGATTATCATACTTATAATGAAAAAATGCTGCCGATTATTTCGATTCCGACAACATCCGGAACAGGTTCACACGTAACGCAGGCTTCGGTTATTACAAGTGGAAAAGAGAAAGTATCATTCTATCATCCGGATTTGTTTTCAAAAGAATGCATTGTTGACAGTGAGCTGACACTCACTTTGCCGAACAGTATAACTGCTGCTACAGGATTTGATGCTTTCACCCACGCTTTCGAAAGTTATATTAACCCAAGAGCCTCTTATTATAGCGAGATGGATTCGATTACTGCAATGAAGTTAATTGTACAATATTTACCTAAAGTTTTAAAAGATCCTAAAAATTTAGACTTTCGGATAAAAATGTCAATGGCAGATACATTGGCAGGGCGAGCATTAGCAAATTCTGGGGCAGACGCACCTCATCCACTGTCAGAATTAATTGGAGGAATCGTGCCAATTCCACATGGCAATGCCTTATCAGTAGTATATCCATCCTTTATTAAATATGGCTATGACAAATATCAAAAGAAAATGGATAAGGTAGCTTCGATTTTTAATCCAGCTAGCCAAAATCTCTATAGAGAGCTAACAGAATTTTTATCCATCATCGGCCTAGATCGATCACTTCAAGAATATCATGTAGACAAAACTGATTTCAATGAGATGATTGCATCTCCAATGTTAGATCACCTTCCTTTTGGAAACCGTGACTTTCTTGAAAAAATATTGCATGAATCATATGAAAAGAAATAA
- a CDS encoding ribulose-phosphate 3-epimerase, producing the protein MKHIKIAAGLAHVNYGRIADVVKEASEAGVDYIHSDAADMHDLQNMKLMGGHQIIDAIRPETDKPIECHIYTISMDEMFIEQIKEAGANMLIIPAEHFIGAQLAYIINWCRERGLKVGLTIGCYAPLSFVEESIYDIDRLHIVTHGVDETDGKDNWGWRRSVPDLIKRARKMIDEKNPTCELAIDGGLRADNMDKLIECNPDVVVLSSAIFKDPDGYTAGVQKCREAIDTAAKKYKLQ; encoded by the coding sequence ATGAAACATATAAAAATCGCAGCTGGACTAGCGCATGTAAACTACGGAAGAATTGCTGATGTAGTAAAAGAAGCAAGCGAAGCGGGTGTAGACTATATTCACTCGGACGCAGCAGATATGCATGATTTGCAAAATATGAAGTTAATGGGGGGGCATCAAATTATTGATGCCATTCGTCCTGAAACGGACAAACCAATTGAATGCCACATCTATACAATTAGCATGGATGAAATGTTTATTGAGCAAATTAAAGAAGCTGGAGCAAACATGCTGATTATTCCTGCAGAACATTTTATTGGAGCACAATTAGCGTACATCATCAACTGGTGTAGAGAAAGAGGACTCAAAGTAGGCTTGACGATTGGCTGTTATGCACCATTGAGTTTTGTGGAAGAATCGATTTATGATATTGATCGTCTTCATATTGTGACGCACGGTGTAGATGAAACGGACGGGAAGGACAATTGGGGATGGAGACGAAGTGTTCCGGATTTGATTAAACGAGCAAGAAAGATGATTGATGAAAAAAATCCAACTTGTGAGCTCGCAATTGATGGTGGATTACGTGCAGACAATATGGACAAATTAATTGAATGCAACCCGGATGTAGTCGTACTTTCGTCAGCAATTTTCAAAGATCCAGATGGCTATACTGCTGGTGTACAAAAGTGCCGTGAAGCAATCGATACTGCGGCTAAAAAATATAAACTACAATAA
- a CDS encoding YitT family protein, translating into MAVNFFFRFTGLAPGGITGLSIVFSTILGVPIDIMSVSISLPLLALGMIILGKNFGIKTLYITLMTPLFMRIIPALHITAALNKWHPILELIVAALLGGVLVGSSIGIALNRSCATGGTDLIALLLKYFLSFLKLSHILLVLDGFVVVASGVINNNLLIAVFSFISLLIIIKTIAFFTQNKLFAPKLEQA; encoded by the coding sequence ATCGCTGTAAACTTTTTCTTCCGATTCACCGGGTTAGCGCCCGGCGGAATTACGGGATTATCAATTGTTTTTTCAACAATATTAGGCGTGCCCATCGATATCATGTCTGTCTCTATTTCATTACCGTTGCTTGCTTTGGGAATGATTATTCTTGGTAAAAACTTCGGCATCAAGACGTTGTATATTACGCTCATGACTCCTCTTTTTATGAGAATAATACCCGCACTTCATATTACTGCAGCACTAAATAAATGGCATCCAATTTTAGAATTAATTGTGGCAGCATTACTCGGAGGGGTGTTAGTTGGAAGCAGCATCGGTATTGCCTTAAATCGTTCATGCGCAACCGGTGGAACAGATTTAATTGCGCTGCTGCTGAAATACTTCCTAAGCTTTTTAAAACTCTCGCATATCTTGCTAGTATTGGATGGATTCGTAGTAGTCGCTTCTGGCGTTATCAATAACAATCTGTTGATTGCTGTATTCAGCTTTATTTCGTTGCTGATTATTATCAAAACAATCGCGTTCTTTACTCAGAATAAACTATTCGCACCAAAATTAGAACAAGCTTAA
- a CDS encoding L-lactate MFS transporter, producing MNQNINRWQVLAASTAVLLCTGAIYAFSVFAGPLSALKGWSMAEIMLAFTINSAISPIPMILGGFLTDKGWSKATITLGGLLFGLGFFLTGLATTPAMLYLTYGVIGGIGQGLAYSGGLSNTIKLFPDKKGLASGIITAGMGGAAIIAAPIGNYLIESYDVASAFRILGVVYLVIVAAASFFIKAAPIGYQPAGWTPPVQEGKNTGSKNWQQMLQSPYFYLIFFMLFTGAFSGLMIASNAAVIGQEMFGLTAAISAFYVSLYSFSNCTGRVVWGTISDKLGRNNTLNIIFGMIIVAFVLLVIVSSPLGFAIGIIILGLCFGGVMGVFAPLVMENFGALNQGVNYGIVFCGYSAAALFGPRVATSMASANNGNFTNAFYVAILIALVGLVLNVLYIQMKKAGQASLGSKKI from the coding sequence ATGAATCAGAACATAAATCGTTGGCAAGTATTGGCAGCCTCAACAGCCGTACTGCTATGTACCGGTGCAATCTATGCTTTTAGTGTATTTGCAGGACCATTAAGTGCTTTAAAGGGATGGAGTATGGCGGAGATCATGTTGGCATTTACGATTAACTCTGCCATCAGTCCGATTCCCATGATTTTAGGCGGCTTTTTGACAGACAAAGGTTGGTCTAAAGCAACCATTACATTAGGCGGTTTGCTATTTGGTCTGGGATTTTTCTTGACCGGATTAGCAACCACTCCAGCCATGCTCTATCTTACATATGGAGTAATTGGAGGAATCGGCCAAGGTTTGGCTTATTCAGGAGGGCTTAGCAATACCATTAAATTGTTTCCCGATAAGAAAGGTTTAGCATCGGGCATAATCACAGCCGGAATGGGCGGCGCAGCAATTATTGCCGCACCGATTGGAAATTATTTAATAGAATCATACGATGTTGCTTCTGCCTTCCGTATTCTTGGAGTTGTTTACCTTGTCATTGTTGCAGCAGCTAGTTTCTTTATTAAAGCTGCACCAATTGGGTATCAACCAGCAGGCTGGACACCGCCTGTACAAGAAGGGAAAAATACAGGCAGCAAAAATTGGCAACAGATGCTTCAATCGCCATACTTCTACTTGATTTTCTTTATGTTATTTACGGGAGCTTTTTCAGGCTTAATGATCGCTTCAAATGCAGCGGTTATCGGCCAAGAAATGTTTGGTTTGACCGCCGCTATCTCTGCTTTTTATGTTAGTTTATATTCTTTCAGCAATTGTACAGGGCGTGTGGTTTGGGGAACAATCTCTGATAAACTTGGACGTAATAATACCTTGAACATCATCTTTGGCATGATTATCGTAGCCTTTGTTCTTTTGGTAATTGTCTCTTCTCCACTAGGATTTGCGATTGGAATTATTATTCTGGGACTTTGCTTCGGTGGTGTCATGGGAGTCTTTGCTCCACTTGTGATGGAAAACTTTGGGGCTCTTAACCAAGGAGTCAATTATGGTATTGTCTTTTGTGGTTATTCTGCAGCTGCCTTGTTCGGACCTAGAGTAGCAACAAGCATGGCTTCTGCCAACAATGGTAATTTCACGAACGCATTCTATGTGGCAATCCTGATTGCTTTAGTAGGTCTTGTATTGAATGTCTTATATATTCAAATGAAAAAAGCAGGACAAGCCAGCCTTGGCTCGAAAAAAATTTAA
- a CDS encoding sugar isomerase domain-containing protein — translation MDFTEKYYQSVLSCLEKIDSQKETIKQAANLMSDAQKNGHTLYAIGTGHSHMIAEEVYARAGGFAKIYPIIEVEMTLITDPMKSTYIERESSYANVIESLYPVKENDVLIAVSNSGRNPFIIEYVQRMRSKGVKIVVITSMTHTSQVDSRHESGLKLFELGDFVLDNTAPYNDASIEITEDKVMGPVSTITGTFIIQNLVGEMVTNLVSDGVDAPVFKSSNADHADEYNKQLFNKYIYKR, via the coding sequence ATGGATTTTACAGAAAAATACTATCAAAGTGTATTGAGCTGTCTAGAAAAAATAGATTCTCAAAAAGAAACCATTAAGCAAGCCGCGAATTTGATGAGTGATGCTCAAAAAAATGGCCATACTCTTTATGCCATCGGGACAGGACATTCCCATATGATTGCGGAAGAAGTATATGCCCGGGCAGGTGGATTTGCTAAAATATATCCAATCATCGAAGTTGAAATGACACTCATTACCGATCCAATGAAGAGTACTTATATTGAAAGAGAGAGCAGTTATGCGAATGTGATTGAGAGTTTATATCCTGTGAAGGAAAATGATGTTCTGATTGCCGTTAGCAATTCCGGGAGAAATCCTTTCATTATTGAATATGTTCAGAGAATGCGATCCAAAGGAGTGAAAATCGTTGTCATCACGTCCATGACTCATACCAGCCAAGTTGATTCGAGGCACGAGAGTGGTTTAAAATTATTTGAGCTGGGAGATTTTGTTCTTGATAATACGGCGCCTTATAATGATGCTTCCATCGAAATCACGGAAGACAAGGTGATGGGACCCGTTTCGACGATCACTGGCACATTTATTATTCAAAATTTAGTAGGTGAAATGGTAACAAATCTAGTATCGGATGGCGTTGATGCGCCAGTCTTTAAAAGCAGTAACGCAGATCATGCAGATGAATATAATAAGCAGCTTTTCAACAAATACATTTATAAACGGTAA
- a CDS encoding Gfo/Idh/MocA family protein has product MKWAILGAGNIANEFARSFRSEKSELYAVASRSIEKAKSFAEKHEIPVSYGSYEEMLADKAVTAVYIATPHSHHYEQIKMCLEAGKHVFCEKVMVTSKAQLDEVIALADSKGLYLAEAMTIFHVPLYPKLKKWIKENNPGKVKMIHAPFGAYKPTDSPMYFYKMDLAGGALFDIGTYALTFVLEFMSSQPTDILTMGNLHESGVDESSVILLRNKEQELATVELSFGTNLPHVGVVAFEKGYLQIQNYPRASKAVFTSLDGEETIIEVDNQTHAFTHEINHFTDMVLSKEENKTIAKTQQVLEIMDVVRKEWGLVYPFE; this is encoded by the coding sequence ATGAAATGGGCAATTCTAGGAGCAGGTAATATCGCGAATGAGTTTGCGCGCTCATTCAGGTCAGAAAAATCGGAGCTTTATGCTGTAGCATCGCGGTCGATCGAAAAAGCAAAAAGCTTTGCTGAAAAACACGAAATACCGGTGAGCTACGGTTCTTATGAGGAGATGCTTGCGGACAAAGCAGTTACTGCTGTCTATATCGCGACGCCGCACAGCCACCATTATGAGCAAATCAAAATGTGTTTAGAGGCAGGAAAACATGTCTTTTGTGAAAAAGTGATGGTGACCAGCAAAGCACAATTGGATGAAGTGATTGCGCTAGCTGACTCAAAAGGGCTCTATCTTGCCGAAGCCATGACTATTTTTCACGTACCCCTCTATCCGAAACTAAAAAAATGGATCAAAGAAAACAATCCCGGCAAAGTAAAAATGATTCATGCTCCATTTGGTGCCTATAAGCCAACGGATTCTCCAATGTATTTTTATAAAATGGATTTGGCTGGTGGTGCATTATTCGATATCGGCACCTACGCTTTGACTTTCGTGCTTGAATTCATGAGCAGTCAACCAACAGATATCTTAACCATGGGAAATTTACATGAAAGTGGCGTCGATGAATCATCAGTGATTTTATTGCGAAATAAAGAACAAGAGCTGGCTACTGTTGAGCTTTCTTTTGGCACGAATTTACCTCATGTTGGCGTAGTGGCTTTTGAAAAGGGCTATTTACAGATTCAAAATTATCCACGTGCCAGTAAAGCAGTTTTTACTTCCCTTGATGGTGAAGAAACAATCATTGAGGTGGATAATCAAACGCATGCATTCACGCACGAAATTAACCATTTTACCGATATGGTGCTTTCAAAAGAGGAGAACAAAACAATAGCGAAGACCCAACAAGTTCTTGAAATTATGGATGTTGTCCGCAAAGAGTGGGGACTTGTTTATCCATTTGAATAA
- a CDS encoding transaldolase family protein: MKYIIDSGNRAHIEQVLTMGINGITANPSMYKNNNESFYKFIEDYSEKELTFLSGEVMGNTLEELLDEVDRLIRINKNIVIKINFSEVGLKLCSQLSEQGIKTALTLVFTIPQAIAAIQAGADYLFPFIGRNEEHGNDGLSFIISLQNLIRQKGYSTKVIAASIKNIYQLEQIAKAGIDYAAVPYDLYMKSLYHPLTESGKIAFEEDWNALISK, from the coding sequence GTGAAGTACATTATTGATTCTGGAAATCGTGCTCATATTGAGCAAGTGTTGACGATGGGAATAAATGGTATAACAGCAAATCCGAGTATGTACAAAAATAATAATGAATCCTTTTATAAGTTCATTGAAGACTACTCAGAGAAAGAATTAACGTTTTTGAGTGGGGAAGTGATGGGAAATACTTTGGAAGAGTTACTAGATGAAGTTGATCGGCTCATCAGAATCAACAAAAATATTGTTATCAAAATAAATTTTTCAGAAGTTGGGTTAAAACTATGTTCACAACTTTCAGAACAAGGAATTAAGACTGCGTTGACACTGGTGTTTACTATCCCTCAAGCAATTGCAGCCATTCAAGCTGGAGCGGATTATTTGTTTCCATTTATTGGCAGAAATGAAGAGCACGGAAATGATGGATTATCATTTATTATTTCCTTACAGAATTTAATCAGACAAAAAGGATATTCAACGAAAGTGATTGCTGCCTCAATTAAAAATATATATCAACTTGAACAGATTGCAAAAGCTGGAATAGACTATGCAGCAGTTCCTTATGACTTATATATGAAATCGCTTTATCACCCGCTGACGGAGAGCGGAAAAATAGCATTCGAAGAAGATTGGAATGCTTTGATTAGCAAATAA
- a CDS encoding PepSY domain-containing protein yields MKNWKNLMLSGMAIFVLSSCGNDNGDVQQGTAEESESRSSESIPASSQQESSASTTESSSSEQNSQAADSTTVDVSMQEAVDIYLNEYPNAQIEEIEFEKEHGRWIYEISGALGDREYELEIDAESGEIVDRDEDDLDQNNRYLNLDNIIDPTEAVEIALQEIGEDAILDGWELEVETHNGQDVPVYEIEFSNDNREVDVHGETGEILEIDH; encoded by the coding sequence ATGAAAAATTGGAAAAACCTGATGTTGTCAGGTATGGCTATTTTTGTACTGTCCTCCTGTGGTAATGATAATGGCGATGTTCAGCAGGGAACTGCAGAAGAAAGTGAAAGTCGTTCATCAGAAAGCATTCCCGCTTCTAGTCAACAAGAGAGTAGTGCAAGTACAACTGAATCTTCTAGCTCTGAACAAAATAGTCAAGCGGCTGACTCGACGACAGTAGATGTTTCTATGCAAGAGGCCGTTGATATTTATCTGAATGAATATCCGAATGCCCAAATAGAAGAGATTGAATTTGAGAAAGAGCATGGACGATGGATTTATGAGATTAGCGGTGCATTAGGTGATCGAGAGTATGAATTGGAGATCGATGCCGAAAGCGGAGAAATAGTAGACCGCGATGAAGACGATCTGGATCAAAACAATCGCTATCTGAATTTGGATAATATCATTGATCCCACAGAAGCTGTAGAAATTGCCCTTCAAGAAATTGGAGAGGACGCTATCCTTGATGGATGGGAATTAGAAGTAGAGACACACAACGGACAAGATGTTCCTGTGTATGAAATAGAATTTTCTAATGACAATCGCGAAGTTGATGTCCATGGTGAAACAGGAGAAATACTGGAAATCGACCATTAA